The Ignavibacteriales bacterium genome includes a region encoding these proteins:
- a CDS encoding HAD hydrolase family protein yields MPTKIPQRSVLRRIRLLLLDVDGVMTDGGIYYSGRGEELKQFNTKDGYGIVMLQRRGVKVGIITGRVSSIVKVRAKELGITELHQNLDNKLAAYGKIKKKMALTDSQVAYMGDDEPDLPVLQCVGFSAAPADAVRRVLSQVDYVCVRSGGKGAVREVIDLILDAQS; encoded by the coding sequence TTGCCAACGAAAATCCCACAACGCTCAGTGCTTCGCAGGATCAGACTCCTCCTTCTTGATGTGGATGGAGTGATGACCGACGGCGGAATCTATTATTCCGGCCGGGGCGAAGAGCTCAAGCAGTTTAACACGAAGGATGGATACGGAATCGTTATGCTCCAGCGAAGGGGCGTGAAGGTTGGCATCATCACCGGAAGAGTGTCATCGATCGTCAAAGTAAGAGCGAAGGAGCTTGGGATCACGGAACTCCACCAGAATCTCGACAACAAGCTAGCGGCCTACGGGAAAATCAAGAAGAAAATGGCACTCACCGATTCCCAGGTGGCATACATGGGAGATGACGAACCCGATCTTCCCGTGCTCCAGTGCGTTGGATTCTCAGCTGCTCCTGCGGACGCGGTGCGGCGCGTACTTTCTCAGGTCGACTATGTTTGCGTGCGCTCAGGCGGTAAAGGCGCCGTGCGCGAAGTGATCGATCTCATTCTCGACGCTCAATCCTGA
- the kdsA gene encoding 3-deoxy-8-phosphooctulonate synthase, whose amino-acid sequence MIVRIGDIRIGGNGPLVLIAGPCVVESRKMILSTAEKIVHIAERRGIPLIFKSSYKKANRTSAHSFVSIGDEDALEILAEVRTRFGIPVLTDIHTAEDAVKAAQVVDVLQIPAFLSRQTELLQAAGRTGKVVNIKKGQFLAPADMRLAAEKVAMTGNKKVLLTERGTTFGYNNLVVDMRSLPIMRRFGFPVVLDATHSVQLPGGDKTRSGGQPEFIFPIARAGVAAGCDALFVEAHPNPSKALSDPASQLRLDLLDDLVKQVMAIDAVVKKDLKER is encoded by the coding sequence GGTGACATACGAATCGGTGGCAATGGTCCGCTCGTCCTGATCGCCGGGCCGTGCGTTGTCGAAAGCAGAAAGATGATTCTCTCGACAGCAGAGAAAATCGTTCACATTGCAGAACGCCGCGGCATCCCGCTGATCTTCAAGTCTTCCTACAAGAAAGCAAACCGCACAAGCGCTCATTCCTTTGTTTCAATAGGTGATGAGGATGCCCTCGAGATTCTCGCCGAGGTCCGTACGCGGTTTGGTATACCGGTACTGACCGACATCCACACCGCAGAAGACGCGGTGAAAGCAGCCCAAGTTGTGGACGTTCTCCAGATACCCGCGTTTCTGTCCCGACAGACGGAGCTTCTGCAGGCCGCCGGGAGAACGGGAAAAGTCGTCAATATCAAGAAGGGGCAGTTTCTGGCGCCGGCTGATATGCGCCTGGCAGCCGAAAAAGTGGCGATGACCGGCAACAAGAAGGTGCTCCTGACGGAACGCGGCACGACATTCGGATACAACAACCTGGTTGTCGACATGCGCTCGCTTCCGATTATGAGGCGATTCGGATTCCCCGTTGTGCTCGATGCAACCCACTCAGTCCAGTTGCCCGGAGGAGACAAGACCCGGAGCGGTGGTCAGCCCGAATTCATCTTCCCCATTGCGCGGGCCGGGGTCGCAGCCGGATGCGACGCGCTCTTTGTCGAAGCGCATCCGAACCCGTCAAAGGCTCTCAGTGACCCTGCAAGCCAGCTCAGGCTCGATCTGCTTGACGACCTGGTCAAGCAGGTGATGGCGATCGACGCCGTCGTGAAAAAGGATCTGAAAGAGCGGTAG